gatgccacgtaaataacacagaaatgtgtgtaaatatagggtaaaaaccttatataaaatgcacgcatcaaatctccccaaactaaacctttgcttgtccccaagcaaactataaatgcaactaaagacaactagtggaacgggaccatcttaccagctacaaattgtccacccaaaccaatttaatgcaacaacttaACAAAGTAGCAATgggtcaagtgcaaacgagttaaatcaatgttttgaAACTAATGAACCATCGACCATGCAAGATTCATATTTATCGGACTCTCACGGTTCGCTCATCACACAAAtcaagcacaaggtgagtataattttgtgagatagaaagaaataaagctgctcacctaactcgacctacaagaacatgcatgcaactaacatGAAACCTATTTCTACCGACGAGAacatatgcattccaacaaatcaggaccaagacacatgccgaggacttacatatagtgtgaggtgaggtaattgggtaagaaggggcaaaacaatttggataagtggaggtaaagccaagctagtacaaccGAAACCAAATAATAAACTCATTCCGCTTCAAAACTCAATATATAAAACGTGGAACCGTGCCATTGTGGCAAAACATCACTCACACCATCAAAAGACTCCCCATAAAAACAATGATAAGCATGGGAGTCATATTCAGCAACTTTTTCATAtgattttttctttttgtcttctttccactttctttcatctttttttttttttttttatctttttccaatcttttccatttcatttttttttccttttttttctcctCATCTTCTTAATTCAAGAAGGAATACAAAATTGATAAACACAACATACCCAAAATAACTGCGAAACTAGCTTGACTATGGTAGGCTAATTTAGGATCGTAGTCAAATAATTGGTCAAAACAtgtcaatttggctatgtgaggctcatcggtaaaaaatgaaagaaggggttgtaagttacctctccacCTGTGTCGccgccacaaacccgaatgcatacaggtactaagaaaAGAGTGTCATGCTCGTACAATTTGATGTTACATATTTTCTTATAAGCAATGGCTAGACAAAGGAAAAATTTCCCTAAATCTAGTAGATTAATTAGAGTAATAGCAAATAATAattctaaaaacacaaaaactcaAACAAATAGTAGTAATAAaacatctaataataataattctggTTCGCGATATCGTATAATCTCGCTTTCTGATCACGACAAAGAAGATGATGTTGGTCAAACTCAGGAGCCGACATCTCTTCTTCGTCCCTACAATCTGAATGCGGTCATGGAGTCTATCTTGGAGGAAGAATCTGATGAGGACTGGGAGGATGTTGTTAGGAAGGACAAGTCACCATGGTCTGCTTCTCCGTCTGCATCTAGGGTAAGTGGCCTGAAACTTACTGAGTCTGATGTTAAGGGTGAATTAGATTATTGGTCGACGGCTGTCTACTGCTATGTATTGGGTGCGAATCCCCCATAGAAGGTCCTAGATGGTTTTGTTAAGCGTATTTGGCCTGAGGTTGAAAACATTGCTTTTCATTCTAATGGAATCTTCTTGGTTAGATTCAAAACTGAAGCCGTAAAACTTAGGATTCTGCTGGCGGGTCCAGTCTTCTTTGATAACAAACCTGTTGTTATCAAAGAATGGACCCTGTCGTCTAAATTGATTAGGGAAGCAGTCGATGTAGTTCCTATTTGGATCAGGTTTTATGGGCTCCCGTTAAAGTTCTGGGGACATGCTCTTAAGAAGATTGCCAATCTTGTAGGAACACCATTAGATGTGATAGCAACACCCAGCTGAAGACTTTCATAGGGTATGCACGAATTATGGTGGAAGTAACTGTTGGGGAGGCTTTACCTGATGTGGTGGAATTCCAGGATGAGTTGGGTAACCCTCATAGACAAATTGTCCACTATGAGTGGAAGCCTACCATCTGCACTAAGTACAAGGTTATGGGGCATTTAGCCCGTTACTACATGAAGATACACAACACACAGAAAGCTCACCCTCAGGGAAGAAAATTTTGGGTGCCTAAGAAAGCTGCACCAGTTGCCCCCAAGGCTGGGAATCAGCTCACTGTGGTTGCTGACAAGCCGAGTGGGAAGAAGAGCAATGCAGATTTGGGTACTGGAAAAGGGATCTTTGCTACTTCAATGCCTTTCCAATCTGTCTCCTCTCCTGCTAGAATATTCACTCAGATGACTAGACAGGGGGATATAAGTATTGGGAGCAATAGGAGGACATTTCTTGAAGTGGTCGAACGTTCAATTCAGATTAGAGAGGTCTGTGAGCCTGAAATGGAGGgtgataatattttaataaagaATGGGTAGCATTGGGTTTTGGAATGTGAGAGGGTTTAATAGTGGGAATAAACAATCTGATGTTAGAAGATTTTTGCATTTGAATAATGTAGGTTTATTTGGTATTCTAGAAACTAGAGTTAGAAGGAATtccataaataaaatgcataatGGTTTAGGGATGAATTGGTCCATGGCTAACAATATAGATGTTCATGATGGGGGCAGAATATGGCAAGTTTGGGATCCTATGAATTATAAAGTTGAGATTATTAGTAGTCAAGCTCAGGTGATGCACTCTAGGGTTACTTTCTTGCCTACTGGGGTTCAATGGTGGGTGTCTCTTATGTATTGTTTCAACAGGGTTGTTGATAGAGACTCTCTATGGGTTTCTTAATCTTATGGCTGCAGTGGTAAATGAACCATGGATGGTCATAGGGGACTTTAATAATGTGTTGGCAATGGATGAGAGGATTGGGTCTGAAATTACTAATGCAGAGTTGAGGGGTTTCCAGGAGTGTGTAGCTACTTGTGGGTTGATGGATGCTCCTGCACAGGGGGCTTTTTTCACTTGGAATAATAAGCATGATGCTGGTGACATGGTGTTTAGTAGGATTGACAGAGTATTGATCAATGATGAGTGGTTGGAACAGTTTCCTGCTGCTAACATTATTTTTCACCCTGAAGGGCTCTATGATCACTGCCCCAATACTATTACTCTTTGGCCTACTACTGAGAGAAGGAATGGCAGCTTCAAGTTTTTCAATATGTGGGGGCAAGATGCAAATTTTTTGACAATTGTTAAAAGTATTTGGGATACTCATATTGAGGGTTATACCATGTTTTGGATAGCTAAGAAGCTCAAGGCTCTTAAGAACCCTTTGAAAGCTTTGAACAAGTCTAGCTTTTTAAATGTTGAAACTTCAGCAAAGGTGGCATTGCTCTATTTATATGAAATCCAAAAACAACTCCATGCTTCTCCCACTGATGTTGTTCTGTAGGCTGCTGAGAAGGTGGCTGCTAGTGCTTATAGGGAGTTGGATGCTGCTTGGAAGAGCTTCCTTAGCCAGAAAGCTAAGGTTCATTGGATGAGTGATGAAGATGAAAACTCTAATTATTTCCACAGTGTGATGAAAGCTAGAAGACTTCATAATAGAGTATTGTGTATTCAGGACCTCCATGGGGTTACACATACTACTATTGGCAACATTGAGATGGCCTTTCAGGATTATTATATTCAGTTGTTGGGGTCTAGCAAAACTGTT
The Silene latifolia isolate original U9 population chromosome 11, ASM4854445v1, whole genome shotgun sequence genome window above contains:
- the LOC141613509 gene encoding uncharacterized protein LOC141613509 — encoded protein: MAAVVNEPWMVIGDFNNVLAMDERIGSEITNAELRGFQECVATCGLMDAPAQGAFFTWNNKHDAGDMVFSRIDRVLINDEWLEQFPAANIIFHPEGLYDHCPNTITLWPTTERRNGSFKFFNMWGQDANFLTIVKSIWDTHIEGYTMFWIAKKLKALKNPLKALNKSSFLNVETSAKAAEKVAASAYRELDAAWKSFLSQKAKVHWMSDEDENSNYFHSVMKARRLHNRVLCIQDLHGVTHTTIGNIEMAFQDYYIQLLGSSKTVGDVHFPTVRQEKVVSVD